A portion of the candidate division WOR-3 bacterium genome contains these proteins:
- a CDS encoding DUF4321 domain-containing protein has translation MGKKTVPFVIIIILIGGVLGSAFSLYLSGLFPEGQVKKFFFEAIKFGIPNFTLNLGFLEITFGFSLAITAFTALFIIFLTYLILKL, from the coding sequence ATGGGAAAGAAGACCGTACCATTTGTAATAATTATTATTTTAATTGGCGGTGTTTTAGGCAGTGCCTTTTCTTTATATCTTTCCGGTTTGTTTCCGGAAGGGCAGGTAAAGAAATTCTTCTTTGAAGCAATAAAATTTGGTATTCCTAATTTTACCTTAAATTTAGGTTTTTTAGAGATAACCTTTGGCTTTTCTTTAGCGATTACTGCCTTTACCGCCCTTTTTATTATCTTTCTCACCTATTTAATACTGAAATTGTAA
- a CDS encoding DUF4091 domain-containing protein, which yields MNLFSFFLFLFLFNQFKVFTLNSLERFTNEKQIERLNIIPIELYFLRNEYESFQIGIKNDEDCEIEFFFTKNLFPYLKVYYEYFIPILTSSHSLGKSKPQIAEKVPDPLIPIERRINIKKGINIFWFDVYIPEDEEKEMIEGEIKIKILPQNLNFTIPIKLNILKENIKKIPSFKTLFVFWLNPIIEKHRSCDKYLITRLYYEEALSHKITPSAIPLDIRPKRIEINNILDNNTNYSPLPIYSADFNVTYSTGFLDNNLEYYQNRNLNLIEVPLFAQQGLLFFQWQKYLEVFSNYFENKGFEDIIDYSFDEPKPSDYDLIREWAYNLHKFTKIKNLILFNNFYSEKVDERLLDDGTGWPSIDIWVPKFSLHYYFKDFFKERENKGEEIWAYQAGVTDSFTPKWLLDYPLIEKRVSFWLFSLFDIKGMVYWGIDKWQRDVYEDPIVIIDDKIYNGDGYLIYYGSKFGMNKPISSIRLKTIRDGIEDYEYLKILKELDYSSYLSLINKIATDWDNWSNNPDSLILVKKEIWERIRDLIKERKSGSQEKFLFVFNNKKIGIKQVFDITGKKIDGKKINRGIYFIKNRDSYKLIKIY from the coding sequence ATGAACTTATTCTCTTTTTTTCTTTTTTTATTTCTATTTAATCAATTTAAGGTTTTTACTTTAAATAGTTTAGAAAGATTTACTAATGAAAAGCAAATTGAAAGACTTAATATAATTCCGATAGAACTATATTTTTTAAGGAATGAATATGAATCTTTTCAGATTGGAATAAAAAATGATGAGGATTGCGAAATTGAATTCTTTTTTACGAAAAATTTATTTCCTTATTTGAAGGTCTATTATGAATATTTTATTCCCATTCTTACTTCTTCCCATTCTTTGGGAAAAAGTAAACCGCAGATAGCCGAAAAGGTTCCCGACCCGTTGATACCGATAGAAAGAAGAATTAATATAAAGAAAGGGATAAATATTTTCTGGTTTGATGTTTATATTCCGGAAGATGAAGAAAAAGAAATGATTGAAGGTGAGATTAAAATAAAAATACTGCCTCAAAATCTAAATTTTACAATTCCCATAAAATTAAATATCTTAAAAGAAAATATTAAAAAAATCCCTTCTTTTAAAACCTTATTTGTCTTTTGGTTAAACCCAATAATTGAGAAGCATAGAAGTTGTGATAAATATTTGATTACTCGTCTTTATTACGAAGAGGCATTATCTCATAAAATAACACCTTCGGCAATTCCCTTGGATATCAGACCAAAAAGGATTGAGATAAATAATATTTTAGATAATAATACAAATTATTCACCTTTACCTATTTATAGTGCTGATTTTAATGTTACTTATTCTACTGGTTTTTTAGATAATAATTTAGAATATTATCAAAATAGAAATCTAAATCTAATTGAAGTTCCCTTATTTGCCCAGCAAGGTCTCTTATTTTTCCAATGGCAAAAATATTTAGAAGTTTTCTCAAATTATTTTGAGAACAAAGGTTTTGAAGATATAATTGATTATTCTTTTGATGAACCAAAACCAAGTGATTATGATTTAATAAGAGAATGGGCTTATAACCTTCATAAATTTACCAAAATAAAGAATTTAATTCTCTTTAATAATTTCTATTCCGAAAAAGTTGATGAAAGATTATTAGATGATGGAACTGGTTGGCCATCAATTGATATTTGGGTTCCAAAATTTAGTCTCCATTATTATTTCAAAGATTTCTTTAAAGAAAGGGAAAATAAAGGTGAAGAGATATGGGCATATCAGGCAGGAGTTACTGATTCCTTTACTCCCAAATGGCTTTTAGATTATCCATTAATTGAGAAGAGAGTATCTTTCTGGCTATTTTCCCTATTTGATATCAAAGGAATGGTCTATTGGGGAATTGATAAATGGCAAAGGGATGTTTATGAAGACCCGATAGTAATAATTGATGATAAAATTTATAATGGTGATGGTTATTTAATTTATTATGGTTCAAAATTTGGTATGAATAAGCCAATATCTTCAATAAGATTAAAAACAATTAGGGATGGCATTGAAGATTATGAATACCTAAAAATCCTTAAAGAACTTGACTATTCTTCTTATTTATCTCTAATAAATAAAATCGCTACTGATTGGGATAATTGGTCAAATAATCCTGATTCTTTGATATTAGTAAAAAAAGAGATTTGGGAAAGAATAAGAGATTTGATAAAAGAAAGAAAATCGGGCAGTCAAGAAAAATTCTTATTCGTTTTTAATAATAAAAAAATTGGGATAAAACAAGTTTTTGATATTACGGGTAAAAAAATAGATGGCAAGAAAATTAACAGAGGGATTTACTTTATAAAAAATAGAGATAGTTATAAATTAATCAAGATATATTGA